From Treponema sp. OMZ 787:
TGTAAAACAGCCCCGTCAGCCAATTCGTAATAAATATGATACATACCGCCCTTTCTATCTTCATGTTCAACCTCATCATCGGAAATTGCCGTACCGCATGAAGGGCACCAGTTTACAAGATAGTTTCCCTGATAGATGAGCCCCTGTTCATAAAGAGAAACAAAGACCTCCCTTACAGCCTGAGAGAGTCCTTCATCCAAGGTAAAGCGTTCCCTGTCCCAGTCAACCGAAACGCCCATTTTGCGGAGCTGTTTTGTTATTATCGAGTGATGCTCATTTTTAACTTCCCAAACCTTTTCTACGAAGGCTTCCCTTCCGAGGTCCTGCCTCGTCTTGCCTTCAGCCTTTAGCTTTTTTTCTACAACGGATTGGGTTGCAATACCTGCATGATCGGTTCCGGGAATCCAAAGGGTTTCGTCTCCTTTCATGCGGTGATAGCGTACAATTACGTCCTGCAAGGTTTCATCAAGGGCATGGCCTACATGGAGAACGCCCGTAACATTGGGAGGCGGAATGACGACCGTAAAGGTGTTTTTGGTGTTTTTCTTTTTTACCGGGCTAAAGCACTTATTTGCTTCCCAAAAAGAATAAATACGCTCTTCAAATTCTTTAGGATTATAAGATTTTTCCAATTCAATCGCCTGCAATTTTTCGCTCATTGTTTTCTCCATTTATTTTTAAAATACGAGGAAAGATTATAATATGAAAGCGGGAAATTTACAAGTAGGGCTAAAAGCCGGATAGAATTCTTTCAGTGAAGAGCTTTTGGAATCTACCTCAGACCATCGGCTTTTTTGAGCCATTCGTAAAAGTCAAGACCTGAAACGTCTCGGTCGGGAGCAAAGAGGCGGCCGTCGATCAGGGGTATAATGTCATCTTCTACGGTACCTATGATTGCATCAAAGAATACGCCGTCTATGGCGACGTCCTGTATCGGGCTTGACTTTCCGCTATAGACATATTGGCGGCTGTATTGAGTGAGGGCCTCATTGTCATTCCCTATAAGAAGATGCCACAAAAAAAGAGCTGCATCCTTCCTTGTTGCCGTACCCTTTGAAAGGTTGACCGAATCGTCATACCAGCCTGCTGCCTTTAGCCTGTCTGCGAGCATTGCAGGCCTCCAAAAGGCCGTGCCTGTAATTGCATCGAGGGCATGGGTATTATCCTGAGTCAGGGTTGTCATGTCTATTAGACTTATCTTAGTTTTGGTTAAAATCTGTGCTGTGCTATTTTTTAAATCGGAATCTACCCTATAGAATTTGCGGCAATACTCCCTCTTTTCACCGTAAAGAAGTCCGTACTCCTCATGTAAAAAGTCCAAGGAAGCATCAAAGGCAACAAGGGCCCCGGTGTAATCTTCCAAAAGGTAATATACAAAGCCCAACTCAGATTGAAGCCTGTATGCCCTCGGATTTAATTTAATCATAGAAATCAGATAATCCCTCTTGTCTTCAAGCCCTTCGGTTAAACGCGATTTGACAAGATGCACATACTCTTCGTGGGGATTATAGCTTTCGGCGGTTTTAAGCATTCTTTTAGCAGAAGACCTGTCTCTTACAAGCAAAAAATAGTCGGAATAAAGGGCATATACAAGAGAAAGATAGGACCTGTCCGATGAAGGAACCGCCAAGAGGGTATTTAGCTCCTGTTTTATCTGTAAAATCTTTTCCTGATTGTTTTCACGGTACTGCCTGACTATGTTCACCTCAATGTTTTCTATATTACGAATATTATCCTGAGATGAGGCAGTAGAATAAATAGAATCTTTTTGCATTGTCGAACAAGAGACAAAAAGTATAGAAGCGATAAGCATTAAACATAAAAATTTTTTCATTTTGAAACTCCCGTATAAGAATGGATTCGGTTATCTATGCCGCAGCTTATCAATTCAGACTTTCCGTTTCCGTCTACATCGATAAGATACGGAACTCCTGTTCCTGCAATAGGGAAGCCGTTTAACGGCGAAAAGTTCGCGTTATAGGCATAGATGGAATTTCCGCCGCCGGAAACAAGCACATCATCATAGCCGTCCGAATCAAGATCGATTAAACTTATAAGATAATCTACGGCATTTTTTTGCTTTAAAGGAATTTTGTCGATTATATTACATTCCGTATCTATCTTATATAAAAAGCCGTTATCCGTAATCAAAAAGAACATTTTTAAGTTTTCGGAATAAACCGGCTGCGTCTTACAAGAAGAATTAAGATCTATCGAGTAAGTCTCTCCATCGTTTCCGGATAAAATACTTGAAGGCCTAAGAGTAAACAATCCCTTCTCAGTTAATACAGCTTCGTATGTGTTATTTTTATATAAAATAGGCTGAACTGCAGATATGCCTTCAAGAGCCTTGGGATAACCCGAAACGATTTTTCCCTTATCATCAAAAACATACATATAACTGTCAAAAGAACGAGGAATAGCCGTAATAAATTTTCCGTAAACTGCGGGCGAGCTCCTTAAACGCGTATTCATATCATCCGAATAATAAAAAGATGCAGAACCGTCTACATATAAAAGCACCGGTTTATTTGCAACAGGAACAACAATCTTATCCTGTATAACAGCAGGAGAAGAATTTAATTTTTCTCCGGTCAAAATCGGAAAGCTTGAAGCCACAGTAAGATTATAATCCGTTTTGTAAACACTTCCGCGTGCAGATACGGCCCAAACGGAATTCACAATACCGTTTTTAGTCTCAAGGTTTAAATAGGCCTTATCATCGAGTTTTATCGATTTTAATTGCTTATCAGCGAGGTTTAGGGCATACAGGTTTACCCCGCTTGTCCAATATGCAAAAGGAACATTGTTTACCCCTTTTCCGCAGTATAGATAAGAATTCAATTTGGTCTTATTTTCATACGGAAATGCAGCAAGCTCTCCCAAGGAATGAGCCTCGGTTTTTTGGGCATAAACTTCAAATTTAAGAGTCTTGTCTTTTTCAAAGCGTATTGAAACCAGCCCGCGTCCGAAGCCTTGCAATACAGATTGTAAGGCTTCATTTGTTCTTAAAAATGAAGGAATTTGGTTTTCCAAATTATAATAAACAAAGACAGAAGTTTCGGGAGAAACAGACCTTGTTATATTTTTCCAGTTTTCGGTTTTTACAAGCAAATTTCCTCTTTTAACATCATTCATCATGGAGGCGAGGGCTTCCGCACTTTGAGAAAGATACAGATAACCGCCTTCGATAAAATAGAAAGGCGAAGGGAGCTCTACATCAAAGCTGCGTAAAAGAGAGGTTAAAATATCAGGGAAATTTATACGAGGTATTCTTATACCGTCAACAAGGGCCGATATATTTCTGTCTACAAAAAATGAGGTATAGATTAATTCGAAGGCCTGTCTGCATAGTTTTTCGTCTTTTAAAGAAACAAAAAAGATGGGAACCTCGGATTGCTTTACTTCAAAAACACCTATTTCTTCTCCCATCCACGAAAAAAGCAAGTCATCTATGCTCTTTTTAAAAACAAATCTTGCAGCCCTATTTGCCGAGTTATATGATTGTAATACGGATGCTCCTAAAACATCCTTTCCGTTTTGAAACAAAAATTGAGGATCTCCCATATTTATCAAGCTTATATAATCGGTAGATTTCGGAAGCCTGTTCAATATCCCGGGAATGAAGGCTTGTTTTTGAAGAACCGTACTCAAGCCTTCAAGCTCAGTGTCCCACTTACAAAGCCCCGAAATTCCAATATCCTTATAATCCAAGGTAAGATCAACTTTTGCAGGTTCAGGAAATTTAAGAGCTCTTACAACATTATTGCTTATAGAATCATCTTTTGGTGTGTCTTTGGTAAAATAATTTACATCGCTTAATACGCTTAAAGTTCCGCCTTTTTTTTCTTTAAGAAATTTACGCAATGTTTTAATGTGTTCATCTTCATTCTTTTTAGACAGGCCGGAAAAAAATAAATCCTTGGATGTAGAAACTATTACGGAATCTTTATAGCTTACTGCGTATATGTTTTGACCGCCTCCCAAGTCATACTGCCAAAAGTTTATGCCGTTTTCTTCAAGCTGTTTAAGCTCTTTTAAATCTTCAAACAAATCGGCCTTAAATTTCAGTATAAAAGGTAATAATCTAGTGCCGGCCGATCGGAATCCCAATTTGGCAAAAATCAAAAAGTTATTGCCCGGATAGGCCGCTATGTCTAAACTAATATTAGATGCAGTGCCGAACCACCATGAAGAAAGAAACGGCGATGCCCTAAAGGAACGGATAGCCCCCTGAAGCTGAGCCGTTTCAGGCGAGCTTAAAACGGAATCAAGAGTCTGAACCGAAAGAGTTTTTTGTAAAAGCTGCCCTGCCGACTCAATATTCACATAGGCATAATGCCCTTCAGGTATATATTCGATGGGATTAATGCCGTCAATTGCAGAATAAATAAGAAATCCGGCAATAGGTAAAATCAATACGAATAAAATGACTAAAATAACCATTCCAAGCTTAAAAAAAATGCCGTGCTTCTTTTTTGCTTTTACTTCTTTTTTTTGATCCAATGATGTTTCGGGATTATCGCTCATTTCTGCTCTCCAAATTTCAAATATGTTTAATATTATAGAACTAAAGAAGCAAAAAATCAAGCATGATGAGTATAATAAAAAAACGGCCCATTCTTTTGAATGAGCCGTTCTCTGCAAGAACTTAAAACCAAATTTAAACTTAAGGCTTAAGCGTTTCTTGAATAGTATTCAACAACGTTCTGAATATTTCCTACAGGCTGAATATCTGTTGTAACAGGTAAAATATTTACTGTAGCAGAAAGTTTTTCGTCATCAACTGTGAGCCAAGAACCTCTAGCACTCTGAGAAGCACTCATATTATGACGGATAAGGGCTTGAATACCTTTTTTATTTTTTGTTGTAATAACATCGTTTACGCTTACGCACATCGAGGGAATGTTTACGGGCTTTCCGTTAATAAAGAAATAAGCATGCGTGACCATTTGCCTGGCCTGTGCACGGCTGATAGCAAAGCCCATTCGATAAATCGTATTATCCAAACGCTGTTCCATCAAGGAAATCATATTATCACCGGTAACACCGGGCATTCGGCTTGCTTTTTTATATAAATTTCTAAACTGGCGTTCCGAAATTCCATAAGCAAATCTGAATTTTTGTTTTTCCTTTAATTGTTCACCATAAACAGAAGTCTTGCCCCGTTTTCTTGCGCCGCGTTCTTTTCCGGGACCATTCGGCTTGCGATCCAAAAGCTTGTCGTATTTCGGATTACCATAGATATTAACGCCGAGTCGTCTAACTGTTTTTCCCTTAGGCTGTTTAATCGCCATTTGTCACCTCTTATAACAATAAAATAGATTATTAAGCCTATCAAAATCAGACTGTTTTGTCAAGTAATTAAAAATTATGGAAACAGTAAAATAGGCGGCAAATCCATGCGCCCGACACGATTCGAACGTGCGACCTGCGGATTCGAAGTCCGATGCTCTATCCAGCTGAGCTACAGGCGCAAAAAGATGCGGAGCCTTATAAGCTCCGCAGAGGGTGGGTAGTGGGATTTGAACCCACGACAACCAGAACCACAATCTGGCGCTCTACCCCTGAACTATACCCACCAAGTATGAGGCATATTATGCTAAAAAATCCAAAAAATGTCAAGCTCTTTTTTTATAAAATTATACAAAGTTCAAGTTTAAGCCTTGAAGACTTAAAAAAAATGTTGTATAATTCAATTTAATAAATCAAAAGGAGATTTTTATGGCGAATTTAAAAGCAATTGACCTTTTTGAAGCTTACGCTCAAAACAAACTTCCGATGGATCATGGATACATCGTTTCATCCTTCTTTAAGGAAGATTCAGCCTACAGTGTTTATGAGGTAATTTCATATTCTACCGTAAAAGATATTTATATGTCAGGCAGCGGATTAACCTTCCAAACAAACGGAAAAAAGCTTTTCCTATTGGTAGAACCGGCAAACTTCCCTCATAAGGCAACAGAACCGGTATTTAGAGATAAGAATTTTCAAGTACCTTTAAGGTTCAAAGAATCCAATGTTTATACTGCAAAAAATCAGTCAAATATAATTTACAGCAAAACTCCGCAAGATGCCATTTCGGCTTTTACCGTAGTAAAACCTGTAGGCATTAACTTTGCATTTCTCTTTTATCCTCTTCCCGATACATTTCAATCTATGGAGCTGTTTTTTGAGAAGACCTTGAACCAAGAAGCAGTTATACCCGTAAGCGATGCCAAGAAGGTTGCAAAGGATTTTGCAGCTCTTTGCGAAAAAATGCTTACATGGCCTAAAGACTAAATTTTATCCGATTAAGCCGGATTTAGGTAAGGTTTTACTTATTCGATAGTGTATTCGATAAAACCTTCAGCTTTCCGGCTTATTATTTCGCCTATTCCGGCCCTGACCGTTCTTATGTTTTTGTAGTTTATATCGGGCATATTTTGACCGGTTAGAGCATTATGGCAAAGGGCTATATCTAAGCCTGAGCCGGTGAAATTATTTTCGATATTCTCAAAATATTTTACAACATCTCCTGCAAAAACAACTTCAATTTCGGCAGTGTCCCCCATTTCTTCGCAATATCTTTTGTAATTAGTTATCTTGTGAATCAGCTTGTCGATTAAATGAAATTTTTCAATCCTGAATAAAACCTTGTAATGCATAGTTCCTTCCTTATATTAATAGTTTTATAAATCTTCAATAGGTATAGACGGTTCTGGCGGAGGCCTTCTTTTTGAATTATGAGTTCTAATTTCGGCATCAAGGTCTTTTACCTGCGACCTCATAAGAAAAGGCTCTCCAATGGAGAATAGTTTTCCGTCATCCGTTATATAAAGAGGCAGATTTTCTAAAACCGAAAACTGAGATTTGGGATAGGTATCGGCTACGGCATGGGAGCCGGGACCTGCCCCAAGAGGCTTAAAAGTCAAAAATAAGCCCTTAGTTTTTTCTGCATCTGTATCCGAAGAAATTATGAACTTTCCTGTCTCATAATTGCGTAAAATGCTGCCTGTGTTAGTTACGCAGGAATATACAAGGCTTCCTCTTTTTAAAAGCCGAGGGAATATGTAGCCTGTTCCGTCATTTCCCTTTACAATAACCTTTTTATCGTTATATTCAAGGTCATCCAGCCAGTAGCGGAAACGGATATAATCGTCTCCCATGAAAAAATAAGCATCGACAGATTCGGGAGGGTCATTGGGATAAAGGAGGATTCCGTCGGGACTGCCTTGTTCTATCCAAAAACCGTCTAAAGCAATTTTTTTATTGCCAAATGAGTTTTGAGAATTTTCATCTTTTGATTCCGAAAAATCGTCAAGATCTTCTTTTTGTACCTCATATGGAATTTTTTTATAAAATGAAGTAAAAAAGAAGTCATTTTCTACACATACGGGAAAAACAATGGTGTTTTTTACATAGGGATATCTTATTTTTAAATAAAATAAGCTTTTAGAATCTTCCTGTGTTTCCAAGGATGCGGAAAAGGTTCCCGTTTTTTCGTAAACAAAGCGGTAATATGGTTTTAAAACTATCCTCATATCAAGCAAGGAGTCATCTTTTTTTGAAAACTCTATAAACCGGCAGCCGTTTTCCCATAAGCCTTCTATATTAGATTCTCTTTGAGATAAGGGAATATCGGAATTTTCTTGCCCAAAGAGATTAAAGGCGATAAAAAAGCTTAATACAAGGCTAAACTGATGAAAAAATCTTTTTTTCATAGGCTCTTCCGTATTAGGAAGGCTTAATAAGGCTGTCCGTCAGCCTTGGGTGCTGCAGAATTTTTGCTGAAAAGCACAAGGGCTATCAGGGTTACCGCATAGGGGAAAATCTTAAGCCAAATCGGCGGTATAAGGCTTAAAGACGGAATCACCTGAGAGACGTTTGCGACAGTTCTGGCAAAACCGAAAAAGAATGTTGCACCCAAAATACCCAAGGGCTTCCATTGTCCGAAGATTAAAGCTGCAAGGGCTAAAAAGCCGAGGCCGTCAACACTTCCGTTAAATTCTCCGGAATAGGTTACAAGGATAACGGCTCCGCCTAAACCTGCCAAGGCCCCGCTCGCACATACGGCAAAGTAGCGCATCCTATGAACATTTACACCTGCACTGGCTACAGCCGAAGGATGCTCTCCGCAGGCCCTAAGCCTCAAACCGAACGAAGTCTTATACAATAAAAACCACGAAAAAACCAAGATAGCCAAAACCAGCCAAGTGCTCCAATAGCTTTGAGAAAAGAATAAGGGGCCTAAAACGGGAATGTTTGCAAGCCCCGGAATATCTTTTCGGATTATACTGCTTACTCGGACATTTCCTGAACCTAAGATGGCCCTTGCGGTATATACTGTAAGGGCTGCAGCCAGCATATTTATGGCAGTACCGCTTATAATCTGATCTGCTTTTAAGGTAATTGAGGCAAAGGCATGTAAAAGGGAGTATAAGATTCCCATAATTACGGCAGCTAAAAGCCCTATGGGAATAAGAAACCCTGCGGGCACTAAGCCTTCCAAAAGATTTATGGTAATAGCTGCGGCAAAACTGCCTACAAGCATGAGGCCTTCAAGCCCTAAATTGACTACCCCGCTCCTTTCGCTATAAAGACCGCCTAAGGAAGTTACTAAAAGAGGAATCGTATATGCTATAACATAGGGAAATATCGAAGTTAAAGTATGCCACATAATTAGTCAGCCTCCTTGACCGTTTTTTTCTTATTTTTTTGTAATTTAGACCAAAAGCGCTTTAACAATAAACTTGTAGCCGTAAAATAAATGATTACGGCAATTATGGTATCTGCTATTTCCGGCGGAACGGTTGTATTGGCACTCATAAAGCCCTTCCCTACATGGAGCACGCCGAAAAAGAGGGAGCTCAAGGCAACGCCTACCGAATTTCCGGCTCCTAAAAGAGCGACGGCTATGCCGTCAAAGCCCTGCGAGGGTAAAACGCCTATCTGCATATTTAAGGAATAACCTGCATAGTAGGTTAAGCCTGCAAGCCCCGAAAGAGCACCTGCTATCATCATCGAAAAGATAATGTTTCTATTTACCTTTATACCTGCATATTCGGCACCGCTCTTATTATAACCCGCAGCCTTTAACTCAAAGCCCAGGGTTGTCTTGTCCAATATTATTTTTACAAGAATCATTCCTAAAACACCTAGGAATATCCCGTAGTTTATATACTCGCTTCCAAAGAGATTACTCAGCCATTCCGCCCTCAGGGTATGCTCTACGGCAATGGAGCGGCTTTCGGTTTCTATAAACTCTGCCTTTAGATAACCTTGAACCGAATAATAAACTATCCAGTAGGCTATCCAGTTCATCATTATGGTAGAAACTACCTCATGCACATTAAATACGGCCTTTAAAAGCCCTGGAAGAGCCGCCCAAACGGCACCTCCTATCATAGCGGCTATTATTAAAACAAGCAATAAAAGAGGACGAGGCATTGAGCTGTTTAGGGCTATAACTGTAGCACAAAGGCCTCCGATCAGCATCTGGCCTGAAGCACCTATATTAAAAAGCCCCGTTTTAAAGGCAAAACTTACAGAAAGACCTACAAATAGAAGAATTGTAGCTGTTGCAAGAGTATTTCCGATCCGTTCTATATTCATAAGCCCGCCGCGGAAAAGATAGGAAAATGCCGAAAAAGGGTTTGTACCCAATACGGCTATAAAAACGGCTCCCGCAATAAGGCCGAGCAAAACAGCCGAAAAACTGATAATAAAATTGTTTTCGGCTACGTTAAAGTCTTTAAAATTAAGGCTTTTTATTTTAAGCTTACTCATTCTTTCCTCCCATACCGGCCATCATAAGCCCGACCTCTTCTGCGGTAGTCTCTTCAGGGCGTACAATTCCGCTTAAAGCCCCCCTGTGCATGACGGCTATCCTGTCGGAAAGGTTAAAGATTTCGTCAAGCTCAAAGGAAATTAAAAGAACAGCCCTTCCGTTATCCCTGTGTTTTACCAGCTCCTTGTGGATGGACTCTATAGCCCCGACATCAAGCCCCCGTGTGGGGTTGACGGCTATTAAAAGAGGAGGATCAAGGGTTATTTCCCTGCCCAAAATCGCCTTTTGCTGATTGCCTCCGCTCAAATCTCCCGCCTTGGATTCTATACCGGAACCTGAGCGGACATCAAAGGCTTCGCTGACCTTTTGAGCAAAGGAGTTTATTTTCTCCATATTCAAAAAGCCGTGTCTTTGAAAATCTTTTGTGTAATAGGATTTTATGACCATGTTTTCGGCAATAGAGTACTGCAAAACAAGGCCGTGCTTTTGCCTGTCTTCAGGTACATGACCAAGGCCCGATTCGGCTCTTTTTCTTATAGAAAGATTTGTAATATCTTTTCCTTCCAAAACTATGCTGCCCGATTCGGAAGGCATAAGCCCTGAAAGGGCATAGACCAGCTCGCTTTGTCCGTTTCCGTCTACACCGGCTATGCCTACAATTTCTCCGGCTTTGACATCCAAGGAAAAATTGCTTACTGCAGGAAGTTTTTTTTCTTTTAATACATTTAAGTTTTTAATTTCGAGAATCGGAGCACCCGGATTTGAAGGCCCTTTCGGAACCTTAAAGTCTACAGGCCGGCCTACCATTTTGGAGGCAAGCTCATTTTTGGTTGTAGAAGCCACATCGACAACATCTATGAGTTTTCCGCGTCTTATAATCGTGCACTTGTCGGCCGCATCCAAAATTTCCTGCAATTTATGGGTGATAAGGATTATGGCCTTGCCTTCTGAGGCGAGGTTACGCATAATCTGCATAAGTTCGCTTATTTCCTGAGGAGTCAAAACTGCCGTGGGCTCATCGAAGATGAGAATGTCTGCATTCCTGTAAAGCATTTTTAGGATTTCAACCCTTTGCTGCATACCTACAGTTATATTGCTTATAACGGCATCGGGTTCAATAAAAAGGCCGTATTTATCGCTTAATTCTTTTATGCGTTTTTCGGCTTCTTTCCGGTTTAGAATAAAACCGCCTTCTTTACCTAAAATAATGTTTTCGGTAACGGTAAAATTATGGATGAGTTTAAAATGCTGATGCACCATTCCGATACCTAGATCATTAGCATCGTTGGGGCTGTTTATTTTTACCTTATTGCCCTTCACAAAGATTTCTCCCCTGTCGGCATGATAAAGCCCGAAGAGGATACTCATAAGGGTAGACTTACCCGCTCCGTTTTCTCCCAAAATTGCATGAATCTCTCCGCGTTTTACGCGTAGAGTTATGTCATCATTTGCCACAATTCCGGGAAATTCCTTACGGATATTTCTCATTTCAATCACATAATCAGAATGGGACAATTTGAACTCCTCAAAAAATAAGAAACAGCCCATTCCTCCCGTTTTGAATAACAGGAAAAATGGGCTTTAAGATAGTTGTCTATTTAAAAAGGTCTCCTCGAGTTGCACTTACTACAATCTCGCCCTTTTTGATTTTTTGGTAAATGTCGTTTACCGTCTGCTGTACACTCTCAGAAAGGTTGGGGTTTTTGGCAGGAATTCCTACTCCATTTTCCTTTGCAGAGAACAATAATGAGCGGCCGCCTGTGAACGATCCGTTTAATTCTTCCTTGATCATATCGTAGGAAGCCTTATCAAGATACTTCATGGCAGATGTAAGAATTACTGAAGATCCGCC
This genomic window contains:
- a CDS encoding ABC transporter permease, giving the protein MSKLKIKSLNFKDFNVAENNFIISFSAVLLGLIAGAVFIAVLGTNPFSAFSYLFRGGLMNIERIGNTLATATILLFVGLSVSFAFKTGLFNIGASGQMLIGGLCATVIALNSSMPRPLLLLVLIIAAMIGGAVWAALPGLLKAVFNVHEVVSTIMMNWIAYWIVYYSVQGYLKAEFIETESRSIAVEHTLRAEWLSNLFGSEYINYGIFLGVLGMILVKIILDKTTLGFELKAAGYNKSGAEYAGIKVNRNIIFSMMIAGALSGLAGLTYYAGYSLNMQIGVLPSQGFDGIAVALLGAGNSVGVALSSLFFGVLHVGKGFMSANTTVPPEIADTIIAVIIYFTATSLLLKRFWSKLQKNKKKTVKEAD
- a CDS encoding ABC transporter ATP-binding protein — its product is MSHSDYVIEMRNIRKEFPGIVANDDITLRVKRGEIHAILGENGAGKSTLMSILFGLYHADRGEIFVKGNKVKINSPNDANDLGIGMVHQHFKLIHNFTVTENIILGKEGGFILNRKEAEKRIKELSDKYGLFIEPDAVISNITVGMQQRVEILKMLYRNADILIFDEPTAVLTPQEISELMQIMRNLASEGKAIILITHKLQEILDAADKCTIIRRGKLIDVVDVASTTKNELASKMVGRPVDFKVPKGPSNPGAPILEIKNLNVLKEKKLPAVSNFSLDVKAGEIVGIAGVDGNGQSELVYALSGLMPSESGSIVLEGKDITNLSIRKRAESGLGHVPEDRQKHGLVLQYSIAENMVIKSYYTKDFQRHGFLNMEKINSFAQKVSEAFDVRSGSGIESKAGDLSGGNQQKAILGREITLDPPLLIAVNPTRGLDVGAIESIHKELVKHRDNGRAVLLISFELDEIFNLSDRIAVMHRGALSGIVRPEETTAEEVGLMMAGMGGKNE
- a CDS encoding ABC transporter permease, with the translated sequence MWHTLTSIFPYVIAYTIPLLVTSLGGLYSERSGVVNLGLEGLMLVGSFAAAITINLLEGLVPAGFLIPIGLLAAVIMGILYSLLHAFASITLKADQIISGTAINMLAAALTVYTARAILGSGNVRVSSIIRKDIPGLANIPVLGPLFFSQSYWSTWLVLAILVFSWFLLYKTSFGLRLRACGEHPSAVASAGVNVHRMRYFAVCASGALAGLGGAVILVTYSGEFNGSVDGLGFLALAALIFGQWKPLGILGATFFFGFARTVANVSQVIPSLSLIPPIWLKIFPYAVTLIALVLFSKNSAAPKADGQPY
- the rpsD gene encoding 30S ribosomal protein S4 is translated as MAIKQPKGKTVRRLGVNIYGNPKYDKLLDRKPNGPGKERGARKRGKTSVYGEQLKEKQKFRFAYGISERQFRNLYKKASRMPGVTGDNMISLMEQRLDNTIYRMGFAISRAQARQMVTHAYFFINGKPVNIPSMCVSVNDVITTKNKKGIQALIRHNMSASQSARGSWLTVDDEKLSATVNILPVTTDIQPVGNIQNVVEYYSRNA
- a CDS encoding VCBS repeat-containing protein → MSDNPETSLDQKKEVKAKKKHGIFFKLGMVILVILFVLILPIAGFLIYSAIDGINPIEYIPEGHYAYVNIESAGQLLQKTLSVQTLDSVLSSPETAQLQGAIRSFRASPFLSSWWFGTASNISLDIAAYPGNNFLIFAKLGFRSAGTRLLPFILKFKADLFEDLKELKQLEENGINFWQYDLGGGQNIYAVSYKDSVIVSTSKDLFFSGLSKKNEDEHIKTLRKFLKEKKGGTLSVLSDVNYFTKDTPKDDSISNNVVRALKFPEPAKVDLTLDYKDIGISGLCKWDTELEGLSTVLQKQAFIPGILNRLPKSTDYISLINMGDPQFLFQNGKDVLGASVLQSYNSANRAARFVFKKSIDDLLFSWMGEEIGVFEVKQSEVPIFFVSLKDEKLCRQAFELIYTSFFVDRNISALVDGIRIPRINFPDILTSLLRSFDVELPSPFYFIEGGYLYLSQSAEALASMMNDVKRGNLLVKTENWKNITRSVSPETSVFVYYNLENQIPSFLRTNEALQSVLQGFGRGLVSIRFEKDKTLKFEVYAQKTEAHSLGELAAFPYENKTKLNSYLYCGKGVNNVPFAYWTSGVNLYALNLADKQLKSIKLDDKAYLNLETKNGIVNSVWAVSARGSVYKTDYNLTVASSFPILTGEKLNSSPAVIQDKIVVPVANKPVLLYVDGSASFYYSDDMNTRLRSSPAVYGKFITAIPRSFDSYMYVFDDKGKIVSGYPKALEGISAVQPILYKNNTYEAVLTEKGLFTLRPSSILSGNDGETYSIDLNSSCKTQPVYSENLKMFFLITDNGFLYKIDTECNIIDKIPLKQKNAVDYLISLIDLDSDGYDDVLVSGGGNSIYAYNANFSPLNGFPIAGTGVPYLIDVDGNGKSELISCGIDNRIHSYTGVSK